In the genome of Acidobacteriota bacterium, the window GCTGCCCAAGCGGGAAACCATGCTGCCTTCGCCCATCTCGCCTTATGCCGCCGGCAAACTGGCGGCCGAAGGCTACGGGCAGGTCTACAGCCGCCTTTACGGATTGCCGGTGGTGGCGCTGCGCTACTTCAACGTCTACGGACCCCGCCAGGATCCGCAGTCCGAATATGCCGCCGTCATCCCCAAGTTCATCAGCCGCATGGCCGCGGGTTCGTCTCCCGTCATCTTCGGCGACGGCGAGCAGAGCCGAGATTTCGTCTTCGTCGAGGACGTGGTGCGCGCCAACCTCCTGGCGGCCCGTTCCGAGGTGTCGGGACTGGCCCTCAACGTGGCCTCGGGCGCTACCTGCAATCTCAAACAGATCGTGGCTCTGCTCAACGAGATCCTGGGAGCCGACCTGCAGCCCATCTTCGAACAGGCCCGGGCAGGGGACATCAAGCACTCCTCGGCCGACACCTCCAAGGCCCGTCTGGCCATCGGATTCCAGGCCCAAGTCACCTTCAAAGAGGGCCTGTCGCGGGCCGTCGCATTCTATCGGGAGGCCGCCTCCGGGTCGCCCGCAGCAAGCGGGCGGTCGTCTTGAGTGCAGGCAGCGCCCATCCTCTGGCTCCCCGGCCCACCCCCTTCTATCCGCGCCAGCAGGAGCACTGCCATTCGCGCGAGTGGAAAAACTGGGCCGGATGGATTTGCCCCGTCACCTATGAACATTCCCACGAAGCCGAATACTGGGCCATCCGCAACTCGGCGGCATTGATCGACGTGACGCCGCTCTTCAAGTACGAGTTGCGCGGACCCGATGCCCTGCGCGTGGCCGACCGCATCATGACCCGCAAGATCGCCTCCTGCCAGGTGGGACGCGTCATGTATTCGCCCTGGTGTGACGAGCAGGGCAAGATGATCGAGGACGGCACGGTGGCACGCCTCTCCCAGGACCATCTCAGGCTGACGGCCGCCGAGCGCTCGCTGCGCTGGTTCGAAGACGTGGGGTACGGGCTCGAATTCACCATCGAGGACGTCACCGAGAAACTGGCGGCGCTGTCGCTGCAGGGTCCGCGTGCGCGCCGGGTGCTGTGCGCGGCGCTGGGCCAGGATTTGGCGGGGCTGGGCTGGTTCCGGCTGGCCGCCACTCATCTGCCGGGCAGGGAAGTCGGGCTCGCCGTCACCCGCACCGGATACACCGGCGACCTGGGCTACGAGCTGTGGATCGAGGCCGCCCACGCTCTCGACCTGTGGGACCTGCTCATGCAAGCCGGCCGTCCTTACGGGCTGCGTCCTTGCGGATTGGCGGCCATGGACATCGCCCGCATCGAAGCCGGACTGCTGCTTATCGACGTCGACTTCATCCCTTCCAACAAGGCCGTGCTGGAAACGCAGAAGTCCTCCCCCTT includes:
- a CDS encoding SDR family oxidoreductase, whose product is MSQSKFDVVTGGAGFIGSHLVRALLSRGRAVRVVDDFSSGKEENLQGLAEQHPGRFSLERADIRNSSAMLELLQGAEHVYHQAAMTSVAQSVEDPHRCHQVNAGGTLKVLEAARRGGAGKVVMASTTAVYGDDPELPKRETMLPSPISPYAAGKLAAEGYGQVYSRLYGLPVVALRYFNVYGPRQDPQSEYAAVIPKFISRMAAGSSPVIFGDGEQSRDFVFVEDVVRANLLAARSEVSGLALNVASGATCNLKQIVALLNEILGADLQPIFEQARAGDIKHSSADTSKARLAIGFQAQVTFKEGLSRAVAFYREAASGSPAASGRSS
- a CDS encoding aminomethyltransferase family protein — protein: MSAGSAHPLAPRPTPFYPRQQEHCHSREWKNWAGWICPVTYEHSHEAEYWAIRNSAALIDVTPLFKYELRGPDALRVADRIMTRKIASCQVGRVMYSPWCDEQGKMIEDGTVARLSQDHLRLTAAERSLRWFEDVGYGLEFTIEDVTEKLAALSLQGPRARRVLCAALGQDLAGLGWFRLAATHLPGREVGLAVTRTGYTGDLGYELWIEAAHALDLWDLLMQAGRPYGLRPCGLAAMDIARIEAGLLLIDVDFIPSNKAVLETQKSSPFEAGLGWSVALDKPDFIGRSALLEEKRRGSRWALVGLEIDWVGLERVFAGFDLPPQVAGRASRDPVPVYKAGRQIGQATSRTFSPRLKKYIGLATLEARHAHPGVEVEIEVTVEYTRLKAPAKVAKTPFFDPPRKRSNPGGGP